One part of the Acinetobacter sp. XS-4 genome encodes these proteins:
- a CDS encoding glutathione S-transferase — protein sequence MISVHHLECSRSFRILWALEELSLDYDIHYYQRLPNYSAPETLKCIHPLGKAPILTDDEQVIAESAVILEYLQQRYDQKQQFKPTQPQDLQQYIYWMHYAEGSLMPLLVMTLVMNSVNKHVPWLIQPVAKRITEGVKANFVRPRMKDHISFLENYLAEHEYFAGDFSFADIQMSFPLEALQSRLQGKYPNIQAFLHRIQQRPAFQKAKQKGVGSNERNCADI from the coding sequence ATGATTAGTGTACACCACCTGGAATGTTCGCGATCGTTTCGAATTTTATGGGCTTTAGAAGAGTTAAGCTTAGATTATGATATTCATTATTATCAACGCTTACCTAACTATTCCGCTCCAGAAACATTGAAATGTATTCATCCTTTAGGTAAAGCTCCGATTTTGACTGATGATGAGCAAGTCATCGCAGAATCTGCTGTGATTTTGGAATATCTACAACAGCGTTACGATCAGAAGCAACAATTTAAACCTACACAGCCCCAAGATTTACAGCAGTATATTTACTGGATGCACTATGCAGAAGGCTCACTTATGCCACTATTAGTCATGACTTTGGTCATGAATAGTGTAAACAAGCATGTGCCATGGTTAATTCAACCAGTAGCAAAAAGAATCACGGAAGGGGTGAAGGCAAATTTTGTCCGCCCACGTATGAAAGATCATATTAGTTTTTTAGAAAACTATTTGGCAGAGCATGAATATTTCGCAGGCGATTTTTCATTTGCTGATATTCAAATGAGTTTCCCACTGGAAGCTTTGCAATCACGTTTGCAAGGGAAATACCCTAATATTCAGGCTTTTTTACATCGTATTCAGCAAAGACCTGCGTTCCAGAAAGCGAAACAAAAGGGAGTGGGTTCTAATGAAAGGAATTGTGCTGATATTTAA